From Geotalea uraniireducens Rf4:
GTCCTCCATACGGCTGATCTGCTTGTCGATGTCGGCGTTGGTTTTGGCCAACCCCTTCTTTCTCACCTCAAGGCTCCCGTTGCCCGTTACGCCGTCGGCAATGTACGGGTGCACCATGGTGTCCAGCACCAGGTTAAACTGCTGTGCAATGCCATACTGGTTGGCCGGCAAAGTGGCCATTGAGGATCCGTTATGGGTGAAATAATCCACGACATCGGTGTAATTGTCATCCAATGCCTTGGAAAGCTTCGTTGCATCAACCGACAGGAGTCCCGTCTTCGAATCGGAGTTGATCCCGAGAGCCGCAAGGCTCGTTATGGAGCCGGTTGCCCCGGATACCGTGGCAGTCAACAACGACCGGAGCTGCCCCTGGATGGTCCGCAGCGTGGAGTCGCCGGAGAGCACCCCGGCGCTCTTAGTGTCCGTGTTATAAGCCGATTCCGCATTCACCAGCGTTATCGCCCTGTTATAACCCGCGACAAAATCGTTGATCTTTTTGGTGACAGCTTCGGTGTCGTTTGCCACCGTCACGGTAGTAGTCGCCCCTTCTTTCAGCAGCTTCAGAGTGACACCCTGTATGGCGTCGGTCACCGTGTTGGAAGTCTTGGTCATAGTGACGCCGTCCACAACAAGCTGCGTGTCGGTGCCGGCCTGATAGGTGGGGTCTCCCACGCCGAGGAGCGTGGGGGTCAGCGCACCGGTTCCCCCGACGGGAGGAGTCGCCAAGCCGCTGAAGTCAAGTGTATAGTTCTTGGTATCCTTGCCGGTAACGACCAGCCGGTAATTCGTGCCGTCGTTTATGATCGAAGCAGAGACGTTGGCACCTGATGAATTGATGGCCGAAGCAATTCCTTGCAGTGAGTTTTGTCCCTCAGTGATGTTGACTGTGGTGGTTGTGGTGCCGTCGGAAACTGTGAAATTCCCGGTGCTGAAGGTAAGCGAGGTGTCACTTGCCACTCCCGTGGAGACCTGCCGCTGGCTCTTGGCGAGGGAAACCACCTGAACGGTGTGGGTGCCGGGGGTGGCAGAACTGGTCGCGGTGGCCGTGGTAACGGAGCTGTCGGCCACGGTCGACTGCAACACACTGAAGTTCGTTACCGTGTTGAGCCCCTTGACAATGGACTGCAGGCTCGTGAGGGCATCTCCGATGCTCTGGTAGCGACTGATCTTGCTGCTGTTCTTCTGTTGCTGAGCCTGCAGGAGCTGCTGTGGAATGCGCTCCAGGCTCATCAGCTGGGTGATAATCTTCGCGGTGTCAAGCCCTGTCGCCAGGCCACCAAATGATATAGATGACATAATGCGTTACCCCCTATCCATCTTTAGCAATTAGGGTGCCAGTTTAGATTGCAATGAGATCATCATGCGAGTTAAGCACTCAGAGCGCCAAGAAGGAAGTCATGCTACTACCTAATATATCGACAACATCATGGATAACTTGAGCCGTTTCGCAAAAAAGGGGAGAGGCTTTAAGCCTCTCCCCGCATTACTTAACCGCGAAGCTGCCGGTTATCTCAACAGCGAGAGTGCGGCCTGCGGTGCCTGGTTGGCTTGGGCCAGGATGGCGGTGCCTGCCTGGACCAGGATGTTCGCCCTAGTCATGTTTGCGGTCTCAGCGGCGACGTCTGCATCTGCGATACGGGACTGTGCGGCCGAGGTGTTCTCCGATGCAACCTGGAGGTTGTTGATGGTCGACTGGAGACGGTTCTGGATGGCGCCGAGGCTTGCGCGCTGTTTCGATACCGAGTTGATCGCCTTGTCGATGACGGCAAGCTCGGCCTGTGCTTTAACACCACCGCTGGCGCCCCCGATGGAGGTAAGAGCCAGACCGCCTGCGCCCGCGCTCATGATCGCAAGCTTGATCCCAATCCTGTCATAAGCCTTGCTGCCGGTACCGACCTGGATGGCGACAGATTTGGCGGACTGCAGAAGCTTGGTGCCGTTGAAGTCCGTCGCGTTGGCGATACGGGTGATCTCCGACTTCAGCTGGAGGTACTCACCGTTGACGTACGAACGCTGGGTAGCGGTGAGGGTGTTGGTAGCCGCCTGAGTGGTGAGCTCACGCATACGGCCAAGGACGTTGCTGACCTCGTTGAGGGCGCCCTCAGCGACCTGCACCAGCGACACGCCGTCGTTGGCGTTGCGGACTGCCTGGTTCATCGAGCGGATCTGAGCTTTCATCCCCTCGGAGATGGCCAGGCCGGCTGCGTCGTCAGCGGCGCTGTTGATACGAAGGCCTGAAGACAGTCTCTGCAGGGACTTGTTGAGGGAGACCTGGGTGATGCTCAGGTTACGCTGTGCGTTAAGGGATGCGATGTTGGTGTTTACTGTAAGTGCCATGGTTTTATTCCTCCGTGAGTTTGTTTTCGGGTTTCCTTACCCTGTGATTGACTGTTCAGCCAGGATCGTGACATGTTGCCGCTTGGCCCTGCCGCGGCTTGACGGCCTCCTTCCTTCCATTATTCCGGACTCCCTTCCGGTTAATCCTGACCGTTAGTTCATTTATCGGAGGCGCCGGCAGAAACTTTAGAAAAAAATGTCAAAAAATATTTATCTGACGTAAAAAGCCTCCCGGTAAGTGCTGGGAGGCTTCACAGATGCTTCTTCACACAGAGATCATGTCATCCGGCCGGCGGGACGCTTTTCTCCGGCTGCCTTTCCAGGCGCTGCAGGCCGGACTGTTTTTTCTCAGAGGTTTCGAAAAACGGGTGACGGGTCGTGTACTTTTCCCCTTCGATAACGATCTGCCTGGCAATGAGCCGCTC
This genomic window contains:
- a CDS encoding flagellin N-terminal helical domain-containing protein, whose protein sequence is MALTVNTNIASLNAQRNLSITQVSLNKSLQRLSSGLRINSAADDAAGLAISEGMKAQIRSMNQAVRNANDGVSLVQVAEGALNEVSNVLGRMRELTTQAATNTLTATQRSYVNGEYLQLKSEITRIANATDFNGTKLLQSAKSVAIQVGTGSKAYDRIGIKLAIMSAGAGGLALTSIGGASGGVKAQAELAVIDKAINSVSKQRASLGAIQNRLQSTINNLQVASENTSAAQSRIADADVAAETANMTRANILVQAGTAILAQANQAPQAALSLLR
- the fliD gene encoding flagellar filament capping protein FliD, translated to MSSISFGGLATGLDTAKIITQLMSLERIPQQLLQAQQQKNSSKISRYQSIGDALTSLQSIVKGLNTVTNFSVLQSTVADSSVTTATATSSATPGTHTVQVVSLAKSQRQVSTGVASDTSLTFSTGNFTVSDGTTTTTVNITEGQNSLQGIASAINSSGANVSASIINDGTNYRLVVTGKDTKNYTLDFSGLATPPVGGTGALTPTLLGVGDPTYQAGTDTQLVVDGVTMTKTSNTVTDAIQGVTLKLLKEGATTTVTVANDTEAVTKKINDFVAGYNRAITLVNAESAYNTDTKSAGVLSGDSTLRTIQGQLRSLLTATVSGATGSITSLAALGINSDSKTGLLSVDATKLSKALDDNYTDVVDYFTHNGSSMATLPANQYGIAQQFNLVLDTMVHPYIADGVTGNGSLEVRKKGLAKTNADIDKQISRMEDRVLQMQSNLQRQFSAMELMVSNLQSQGTMLINSLNASLNNN